A genomic stretch from Dissulfurispira thermophila includes:
- a CDS encoding helix-turn-helix domain-containing protein, translating into MYKWQQVRVLRQKGETIKGIARQLKLSRNTVRKYLRKDEPPQFKARQYERLLDPYEEVIKEMLKRASLARGYTMSSRNRATEALFALCIVICQG; encoded by the coding sequence ATGTATAAGTGGCAGCAGGTAAGGGTATTAAGGCAGAAGGGTGAGACCATTAAGGGGATAGCGAGGCAGTTGAAGCTATCGAGGAACACGGTGAGGAAGTATCTGAGGAAGGATGAACCTCCGCAATTCAAAGCAAGGCAGTATGAAAGGCTACTTGACCCTTATGAGGAAGTGATAAAGGAGATGCTCAAAAGGGCTTCATTGGCACGAGGATATACAATGAGCTCAAGGAACAGGGCTACGGAGGCTCTCTTTGCTCTGTGCATCGTTATCTGTCAGGGATAA
- a CDS encoding DDE-type integrase/transposase/recombinase, with product MLPVNGRPVKVYIHEIILSYSRKKYYCSSLSITTADIIRAIASAIEYFGGIAEEIVIDNPRQMVIAHNNNGVIRYNDEFLRFCGLYGIDTVPCRPYRARTKGKVERPFITFRSIFSRDLR from the coding sequence ATGCTTCCTGTAAATGGCAGACCTGTAAAGGTCTACATCCATGAGATAATCTTAAGCTACAGCAGGAAGAAATATTATTGCAGTTCCTTAAGCATCACCACAGCGGATATAATCAGGGCGATAGCGAGTGCAATAGAGTATTTTGGGGGCATTGCTGAAGAGATTGTTATAGACAATCCCAGACAGATGGTCATTGCTCACAACAACAACGGTGTTATTCGGTATAACGATGAGTTTTTGAGGTTCTGCGGACTTTATGGTATTGATACAGTCCCGTGCAGACCCTATCGGGCAAGGACAAAGGGGAAGGTAGAGAGGCCCTTTATTACATTCAGGAGCATCTTCTCAAGGGACTTGAGGTAG